The DNA segment TCGACCATGCTGCGTAAAACCAATTTCGATGAAGCGCCAATGAAGCCTATGCGTGTTTATGAAGAGATGAACAAGGCATTTGGTCGTGACACTTGTTATGTGAGCACCATTGGTTTGTCGCAAATCGCTGCCGCTCAGTTCCTGCATGTTTATAAGCCGCGTAACTGGATCAACTGTGGTCAAGCTGGCCCACTAGGTTGGACAACACCAGCCGCATTGGGTGTAAGAGCAGCTGATCCAAATCGCGATATCGTTGCTATCTCTGGTGATTATGATTTCCAATTTATGATCGAAGAACTGGCCGTTGGTGCTCAATTCAACCTGCCATATATTCATGTGTTGGTGAACAACTCGTATCTAGGTTTAATTCGCCAAGCACAGCGTCAATTTGATATCGATTATTGTGTACAACTGGCGTTTGATAACCAGAATGCGCCTGAGCTTGAAGGCTACGGTGTTGACCATGTTGCCGTTGTTGAAGGCCTAGGCTGTAAGGCGATTCGAGTTCGTGAACCAGAGCAAATTGCCGCTGCGTTTGAGCAAGCAAAAGAGCTGATGAACAAGCACAAAGTACCGGTTGTTGTTGAGCTGATTCTTGAGCGAGTAACCAACATTGCGATGGGCGTTGAGATCAATGCTATTAATGAATTTGAGCCACTTGCCGAAAGCCGCGGCGATGCCCCAACGGCGCTGGCGTACAAGTAATCATTAAGTCATGTGTATCCGTAGAGCTGAGGCTTAGCTCTACGGAAAAGCCTCCAATAGAGCGAGGCTCTACTACAAATAACCAGATTTTTACAGATAAAGAATAAGGACAGAGTCATGGCAAAATTTGCAGCAAACTTGTCAATGTTATTCACGGAAGTTGATTTTATGGATCGCTTTGAGGCCGCTGCAGAAGCGGGCTTTCAAGGTGTGGAATATCTTTTCCCTTACGCCTTTGATGCTCAGGCACTCAAAGCAAAGCTCGACGCTAATAACCTAGAGCAAGTGCTATTTAATTTGCCCGCGGGTGATTGGGACGCTGGCGACCGTGGTATCGCGGTAGACCCAGCAAGAGTTGAAGAATTTCAAGCGGGTGTACCTAAAGCCATCGCTTACGCAAAAGCACTCGGTTGTACTCAAGTGAATTGCTTGGCGGGGATTGTTCCGCAAGGTGTGACCCAACAAGACGCGCAATCGGCGTTTGTGATTAACCTGCATTACGCGGCGAACGCGCTAGCAGCAGAAGGCATTAGCTTAGTGATAGAGGCGATCAATACCCGTGATATTCCGGGCTTCTTCTTGAACACGACTGAGCAAGCCAAAGCGATCATCAAAGAGGTAGGGAGCGATAACCTTTCTATCCAATACGATATTTATCACATGCAAATTATGGAAGGCGATCTTACGCCGACCATACAGCAGAACATTGGTCAAATCGCACACGTGCAATTGGCGGATAATCCAGGTCGACACGAACCGGGTACCGGAGAAATCAATTACCCATTCGTGCTTAATTATCTTGATGAGCTTGGCTATCAAGGCTGGGTGGGCTGCGAATACAAACCTAAAACGACAACGACAGAAGGCCTTGGTTGGCTGCACCAGTACCGTTAATTGCGTCTGGTAACCCTCAAACGTTAAGGAGAACAACATGTCTAAAATTGCATTTATCGGAACTGGCATCATGGGTAAACCTATGGCGAGTAACCTTCAAAAAGCAGGTCACGATTTGATTCTGTCGGATCACTTTAATGCAGCACCTGCCGATCTTGTGGCAGCGGGTGCAACGGTCTGTCATTCACCCGCGGAAGCGGCTGAAGCAGCAGATATCATTATCTTAATGGTGCCGAATACCCCTCAAGTAGAAGACGTCCTGTTTGGTGACAATGGCGTCGAGCAAGGCCTTACCGCCGGTGGCGCTGCTGGAAAACTGGTTATCGATATGAGTTCAATCTCACCAATCGCAACCAAAGCGATTGCAGCGCGAATTAACGAAGGTGGCGCGTCATACCTTGATGCTCCGGTTTCTGGTGGTGAAGTGGGCGCAATCAATGCTGCGCTGACTATCATGGTGGGCGGTGAGCAAGACGCGTTTGATAAAGCACGCCCTCTGTTCGAAATCATGGGCAAGAACATCACGCTAGTAGGCGACAACGGTGCCGGTCAAACCTGTAAGGTCGCAAACCAAATCATTGTGGCGTTGAATATCGAAGCCGTGTCTGAGGCACTGGTGTTTGCATCAAAAGCTGGCGCCGATCCAGCACGCGTACGTCAGGCGCTATTAGGTGGCTTTGCTAACTCTAAGATCTTGGAAGTGCATGGCGAGCGTATGGTTGAAGGCACATTTGATCCTGGCTTTAGAATCTCACTTCACCAGAAAGACCTGAACTTAGCGCTAACGGGCGCTCAAGAATTGGGTGTTGCGCTGCCGAATACGGCCAACGCTCAAGAGCTATTTGGTGAGTGCGCCGAAATGGGCGGTGAAGGTTGGGACCACTCTGCGCTTATCCAAGCGATAGAGAAACGTTCTGACCACTCGATTCGCTAGTTAATTAGGGCTGCTATCGATTCGTAGCCAACAGTTTGTTTATAAATCGCGTAGTTTCGTCTCCTTTTATACGCGTTCCTGATACGAGGCAGAGGTTGAAGTTGTTCCTTTCCAACTTGATCTTAGCAGGCACCCTTTGGCCTTGTATCGGGGTTCTTTTTTTCTCCGTCAACTAAGGAGTGGCTGATGGACATTGATGCTAAGCAGTTTCTACAAACCCTTTTCTCAAGTGCTGTTAATCAGGCGCTACCTAAAAATCACATCGAACCTTTTCTTCCTCAAGACATTTTTTATCGCTCTGCTAATCAAGCCGGGCGTACTGTCGTTATAGGAGCAGGAAAAGCCGCCGCGTCGATGGCCGCTGAGCTCGAAGCCGTCTGGCAAGTTAAACAACAGCAAGATCTCGCACTGCGTGATCTTGAAGGCTTAGTCGTGACCCGCTACGAACACACCGCCCCCTGCGAACATATCGAAGTGATTGAAGCGGCGCACCCCGTGCCAGATGCGATGGGCTTAGAAGTAAGCCAACGTATGCTGCAATTAGTGAGTGGCTTGAGTGCCGACGACACGGTTATTTGTCTATTGTCGGGTGGCGGCTCTGCACTATTAAGCTTACCCGGTGGTGACATCAGCCTAGCAGAGAAGCAACAAATCAATAAGGCGCTGCTTAAATCAGGCGCCGCCATTGATGAGATGAACTGTGTGCGCAAACATCTATCTTCGATAAAAGGTGGTCGACTCGCCAAAGCTGCGTATCCAGCAAGAGTTGTGTCACTGGCGATTTCGGACGTGCCGGGTGATGACATCAGTGTGATTGCATCGGGCCCAACCGTACCCGACACCACCACGCGTTTTGATGCGATGGCCATTTTAGAACGTTATCAAATAGAAACACCACGCTCGGCATTTGAATGGCTAAATAATCCAGAGTCAGAGACCATTAAGCCAGATGATGCCTGTTGGAAGAACGCGGAGCACCATATTATCGCCACCCCGATGTCGGCATTGGAATCCGCTGCAGCAGAAGCTGAAGGCTTAGGTATTCCGGCTTATGTGTTGAGTGATTGCATAGAGGGAGAAGCGCGAGAAGTGGCGAAGGTTCATGCAGCGCTGGCTAAGCAAGTGGCTAATAACAAGCACCCATTCGAGACGCCTTGCGTGATACTTTCCGGCGGGGAAACCACGGTAACCGTTAAGGGAAATGGTCGCGGTGGGCGTAACTGTGAGTTCCTTTTAAGCTTGTATAACGAGCTCAAAGGCCAAGACAATATCTTCGCATTGGCTGCCGATACCGACGGGATTGATGGTGTTGAAGACAATGCGGGAGCATGGATTACGCCTCAAACATGGCAACAAGGTTCGAGCCTGTCGCTTAAAGCGCAAGATTACCTCGATGCCAACAATAGCTACGACTTTTTCAAGCAAGTCGATGTGCTTCTTACCACGGGACCAACGCTGACCAATGTGAATGACTTCAGAGCAATATTGATTCTTTAACTTGAACAGTTCAAAAACACGGTATGGAATGGTCGTTTCTTAACAAATAGAGCGGCCATTTTATTGTTATCAATGCGGTGACCTTGAGTTCTGATATTATCTTCTGGACTAATGAAGCACGTTGATTACTATGATTTTAGTAACGAGCTGTAAAGGATGCAATATGTCTAGGATCAGACAAAAGAATCAAGATTTAATCATCGAAGTCGCGTGTGAACAATTCGCCACTCATGGTTATGCCGCAACAAAAATGGCTGACATCGCAAAAGCGGCCGACATTCCCAAACCCAACGTCTTCTACTATTTCAGCTCTAAAGATAAGCTCTACAATGCCGTTCTAGAAACCGTCACTCAGCCTTTACTTGAAGCATCTCGTCCGATTGAAGAGCTCAGCGATCCTGTTGAAGCCTTGTCCCAATATATTCAAACCAAACTGATCATTTCTCGCGACCATCCACATGCCTCTAAAGTGTTTGCCAATGAAGTGATGTCGGGCGCGAAAGTGCTACCAAAAGAGATTGGCGATGAGCTGTATAAGCAATCCCAGATGATCCTTGATAAGTTCTCAACGTGGTCAGCACAAGGTTTAATGGATGACGTTCCTGCACACCACCTGATGTTTACCATCTGGGCAGCCACCCAAACCTACGCCGATTTTGGCTGGCAGATTTGCAGCGTGATGCAGAAAGATAAGCTCGATGATAAAGACTATGAAGATGCCGCTGAGTTCATCACGCAGCTAGTGATTAAAGGGTGTGGTGTAAAAGGAAAAGCTTAGTTATTTGACCTCAAATTAATACAAAAAAGGACATCATTCGATGTCCTTTTTTGTCTGTGTTGCTTTATGGAAGGGTGACCTTTATGTGTCGCTTCGAGAAAAAATGGCGGTACAACCACAAGTGTCTGGTATTGAGTCTGAATGCGCGTTATCTATCAGTGTTGATGTCCAGCCATAACTGTCTCCGATACGTTTGACGATGATTAAACCAAGGCCGTGTTCTGTTTTAGTATCATCACTCAACCCAGCGCCAGTATCAGAAACTGAAATGGTATTAGAGTGGATGATTACCGTGATTTTACCTTGCGTGGTAAATCGAATCGCGTTTTCAATGTAGTTCTTAAGCACCATATTGACCAGTGGTAACGGCATGTTGAGCGTGGTGTCTGGTTCAACGTTTAACACCAGTTCAACGCCAGGGGATAACACCGTTTGGTACTTAGATAAGTCGATAGAGCTATCGTCGATCTCAGTTAACGTTTTTTCGGTTGAAGAGTTCTCTTGTTTGACAATATTGAGCAGTACCTCGACCGTGTTACTCATCCCATGGGCTGCACCTAAAATACGCTCGCGTTGCTTGGTTTGGAATGCTGGGTCGTTAGGCTTCATGGCTTGCAATTCGGCAGCGCCGAGAACAATCGCTATCGGTGTTTTTAATTCGTGACTGGCGTATTTGGCAAACATCATCTCTTGCTTGGCAAGTCGGTCTTTCATCTTGGAGTAGCTGTTTAGGTGTGAAGTAAGCATCTGCAACTCATCAACCGTGTGAGTCGGAACATGGAAGTTATCAGACTCATGCTTGCTGAGCTGCGTACTGAGTTCTCCAATGGGTGCCATAAGCTGGTCAAACACTCGCTTGAGGGTAATCCGTAGCACAATGATCAATCCGAGCATCAGTAGGGTCGAGATTGCCATCAATACGCCCCAACTGTCGTCCCACAAATCCATATCAAAAGAGCTGATGGTGATGTAAGCAGGGATAGTTTTACCTTGGTCTTTGAAGGCAAAATGATAGACGACTACACCGGGTATAAGAATGTGTTCTTCAGAAAGTCTTAGTTCAAAACGTTGGCGAACCACGGTATCCAATGCCATGGGTGGAACCTTTTTGAGTTGGTCGGAAAAGTCCTCTTCACCATAATAAACCGTCACGTTCTCCGATAGCTTTAGGCTGCCATCGGGAGAAAGACGTTTGTAGAATTGCTCTGCTACCCCTTTGAATGATTTCAGGTGATTCTCTATTTGAGCTTCTTCCTGCAAAACTAGACGCAGTGAGAACACAAAAAATACAACGCATGAAGAGACCAGAGCGATGACAGAAAAGGTGCGCATGGTACGGATTCTGACATCTTCGATTGAGTTGCCTAGTTTGGTTCGAATTTTCATACTTATTGAGGCTCACTAGCAGACAAGATCAACTGAAACCCGTGCTTAGGAATTGTCTTCAACATTGGGAACTCGAATGGTTTATCGAGTACGTTTCGCAGCAGGTAGATATGGCTGCGGAGTACATCTTTATCTGGAATATCATCGCCCCACAGCATGTATATCAAGCTTTCACGAGATACGACGCCGCCTTGGGCTTTCACTAATTCTCTTAGAATCTGAAACAAGATCGGTGTCAGGGTTAGGGTTCGTTTGTCTCTTGACGCTGTATGCGTTTTCTCATCAATCGTTACCTTGCCATAGCTTAAGATCTTTTGAGCAACCAAGCCTTTATGGCGTTTGATAAGCGCGTAAAGACGAGCTTCCAGTTCTGGAAATTTAAACGGCTTAGTGACAAAGTCATCCGCGCCGGAGTCGAAGCTGTTCAGTAGATCTTCTTGGCCATTTAAAGCTGTTAGCATCAAAATCGGTGTCGTTATGCCATTTTGGCGCAATTTAGCTGCCACTTGCATGCCGTTAAGCTTGGGCAACATGACATCGAGAACAATCGCGTCGAAGTCATTGTGCATGGCTAGATTAAGACCTTGTTCGCCATCAGAAGCAAAATCTGCGATTGCCTCTTTAACCTCTAAGAAGTCGGCAATAATGCCTTGTAGTTCGATATTGTCTTCAATGACTAGAATACGGCTGCGTTCAAGCATCGACTTGCTCCACTAAAATATCTGCTCTCATTAAAACGTCTGTTCTCATCAAAACATCGACTCCCAGAAAAAATCTAGCCTACCTAAAATTATGTCGAATTTATGTCTAATTGATAGCGTTGATTAAAAAATGGAGCTTCATCAGATTCTTTTTCAATGTCGAATCGACTTCGACTTTAATTCGACAAAGCCAGTTCAACAATAGTTCACATCAATAGGTGAAGGTTGAATTATGAAAACTAAAATTATCGCGCTGGCAGCACTTCTCGGTGTCTCAACGACTCACGTACCACTAGCTCAAGCAACAGAGCTGATCGGTCACGTTCAAGGGTTAAACAGACACAGTGTTGTGGCTGAGGTGCCCGGTGTCGTGGAGATGAATAACCTTGAAGTGGGTGACGCCGTAAACCAAGAACAAATACTGGCTCAGATTAAAGCCGATGATTTTAAGTTTAGCGTGGATAAGGCCAAGGCCAATCTTACCCTTGCGCAGGCTGATCTAGCATTGCGAAAGGCTACATATAACCGCTATCAAGCTCTCATCAAAAAGAACAGTCTTTCAATGGGGGAGTTAGATACAGCACGTGCCGAGTTTCTCAGTGCTAAAGCTTCAGTTTCCGTCGCTCAAATCGATTACCAACAATCTCTAGTGGATCTCGAAAATACGCAAATTGAATCTCTTATCTCGGGTTACATCTCTAACAAACCCGCGCAATCTGGAGCTTGGGTGAGTGAAGGCGATTTGCTTTATGAAGTGGTCAATATCGATAAAGTCACTCTGTCATTTATGGCGAGTGAGTATGACTTAAAGCACTTCATCGTTGGTCAGGAAGTCGTGGTGTGGTCTGAAACTAACCCAGAGATCAAAATGGAAGCGAATGTGCAGCGTATTGGTGTCGAGATGCAAAATTTAACTTACCCAGTATTGGTCGAGATCACCAACCAAGGGCATCAATTTAAGCCGGGGATGTCGGTTTACGCCTCGACAGATCTTTCGGTGACAAATATAACAACTGCTCAAACTGTATCGAACTCGAACCAAGGTAAAGGGCAGTAGAGATGAACTTTTTAGCATACTTCGCGAATCGTCAATTTTTAGCTCGAATCATTACGGTCAT comes from the Vibrio splendidus genome and includes:
- a CDS encoding efflux RND transporter periplasmic adaptor subunit; this translates as MKTKIIALAALLGVSTTHVPLAQATELIGHVQGLNRHSVVAEVPGVVEMNNLEVGDAVNQEQILAQIKADDFKFSVDKAKANLTLAQADLALRKATYNRYQALIKKNSLSMGELDTARAEFLSAKASVSVAQIDYQQSLVDLENTQIESLISGYISNKPAQSGAWVSEGDLLYEVVNIDKVTLSFMASEYDLKHFIVGQEVVVWSETNPEIKMEANVQRIGVEMQNLTYPVLVEITNQGHQFKPGMSVYASTDLSVTNITTAQTVSNSNQGKGQ
- a CDS encoding TetR/AcrR family transcriptional regulator, producing the protein MSRIRQKNQDLIIEVACEQFATHGYAATKMADIAKAADIPKPNVFYYFSSKDKLYNAVLETVTQPLLEASRPIEELSDPVEALSQYIQTKLIISRDHPHASKVFANEVMSGAKVLPKEIGDELYKQSQMILDKFSTWSAQGLMDDVPAHHLMFTIWAATQTYADFGWQICSVMQKDKLDDKDYEDAAEFITQLVIKGCGVKGKA
- the hyi gene encoding hydroxypyruvate isomerase — protein: MAKFAANLSMLFTEVDFMDRFEAAAEAGFQGVEYLFPYAFDAQALKAKLDANNLEQVLFNLPAGDWDAGDRGIAVDPARVEEFQAGVPKAIAYAKALGCTQVNCLAGIVPQGVTQQDAQSAFVINLHYAANALAAEGISLVIEAINTRDIPGFFLNTTEQAKAIIKEVGSDNLSIQYDIYHMQIMEGDLTPTIQQNIGQIAHVQLADNPGRHEPGTGEINYPFVLNYLDELGYQGWVGCEYKPKTTTTEGLGWLHQYR
- a CDS encoding glycerate kinase type-2 family protein translates to MDIDAKQFLQTLFSSAVNQALPKNHIEPFLPQDIFYRSANQAGRTVVIGAGKAAASMAAELEAVWQVKQQQDLALRDLEGLVVTRYEHTAPCEHIEVIEAAHPVPDAMGLEVSQRMLQLVSGLSADDTVICLLSGGGSALLSLPGGDISLAEKQQINKALLKSGAAIDEMNCVRKHLSSIKGGRLAKAAYPARVVSLAISDVPGDDISVIASGPTVPDTTTRFDAMAILERYQIETPRSAFEWLNNPESETIKPDDACWKNAEHHIIATPMSALESAAAEAEGLGIPAYVLSDCIEGEAREVAKVHAALAKQVANNKHPFETPCVILSGGETTVTVKGNGRGGRNCEFLLSLYNELKGQDNIFALAADTDGIDGVEDNAGAWITPQTWQQGSSLSLKAQDYLDANNSYDFFKQVDVLLTTGPTLTNVNDFRAILIL
- a CDS encoding response regulator transcription factor; translation: MLERSRILVIEDNIELQGIIADFLEVKEAIADFASDGEQGLNLAMHNDFDAIVLDVMLPKLNGMQVAAKLRQNGITTPILMLTALNGQEDLLNSFDSGADDFVTKPFKFPELEARLYALIKRHKGLVAQKILSYGKVTIDEKTHTASRDKRTLTLTPILFQILRELVKAQGGVVSRESLIYMLWGDDIPDKDVLRSHIYLLRNVLDKPFEFPMLKTIPKHGFQLILSASEPQ
- a CDS encoding 2-hydroxy-3-oxopropionate reductase, coding for MSKIAFIGTGIMGKPMASNLQKAGHDLILSDHFNAAPADLVAAGATVCHSPAEAAEAADIIILMVPNTPQVEDVLFGDNGVEQGLTAGGAAGKLVIDMSSISPIATKAIAARINEGGASYLDAPVSGGEVGAINAALTIMVGGEQDAFDKARPLFEIMGKNITLVGDNGAGQTCKVANQIIVALNIEAVSEALVFASKAGADPARVRQALLGGFANSKILEVHGERMVEGTFDPGFRISLHQKDLNLALTGAQELGVALPNTANAQELFGECAEMGGEGWDHSALIQAIEKRSDHSIR
- a CDS encoding sensor histidine kinase, which gives rise to MRTFSVIALVSSCVVFFVFSLRLVLQEEAQIENHLKSFKGVAEQFYKRLSPDGSLKLSENVTVYYGEEDFSDQLKKVPPMALDTVVRQRFELRLSEEHILIPGVVVYHFAFKDQGKTIPAYITISSFDMDLWDDSWGVLMAISTLLMLGLIIVLRITLKRVFDQLMAPIGELSTQLSKHESDNFHVPTHTVDELQMLTSHLNSYSKMKDRLAKQEMMFAKYASHELKTPIAIVLGAAELQAMKPNDPAFQTKQRERILGAAHGMSNTVEVLLNIVKQENSSTEKTLTEIDDSSIDLSKYQTVLSPGVELVLNVEPDTTLNMPLPLVNMVLKNYIENAIRFTTQGKITVIIHSNTISVSDTGAGLSDDTKTEHGLGLIIVKRIGDSYGWTSTLIDNAHSDSIPDTCGCTAIFSRSDT